The stretch of DNA tagcctacgccgtagctacgccgtaggacctacgcacgactataaatcgcccttaagtgtgcgttgttttgtttactgttggttactagaTTACCAATACCACCATTATTTCTCAAACACCTTGATGGAAATGCACCTAAttcacatttgtttgtttttattttttgcaaatttttaaaagattttcctcatgtttggatggaaacccagctaatgTTCCTTATGACATTTTCTCTTTTAAGTTGTACAGGAAAACGAAACTCAAAAATGCCTGGAAACCTCCTGAAAAATCCACATGGAGATGGTAAGTAAAATAACAGCTCTGCTAACGCCACCTCAAAATGAGAtaatattaaccgaatgctttCGGCATGttttatacgttcatcaaatacttttgcttttaATCTGCCcgaggccattcagaaataccagtttgttggcagaatccagtAAGGGACTGTTCGTTATTCATTTGAGGGGCCACCGGAGGAGTTTTGAGATCTGTTGACAAAAAAGACATGACCCTTCCTTCGCCTGCAATAAAGTTTTCTGTGACCCTCCATAATGATTGTGAAAAAATGCATGACCCTCCCCGATAATTTATTGCTTTCTGTACTGGTTCGCGCTGGCTTGGCAAATATCAGAAGCCATTGTTTTTTACAGCTATAACAAATTACAAACCTCTGCGTACGTTTACTCATCATATTATGGTCATTTCAGTAGATTTACTCACTAACATTGTTGTGGAAACACCCAACTTCCTGCAGTTACTACTCATCTAACGTTAACTGTTCACATGAAATATATAACACTAAAACATTGAGACCATTCAACAAAGCACAGTGGGTATAACAAATTCAAcacatttggttgctatggactCCTCAGTCTTTGTATATTTTAGCATTATAGCTAGCAGCTATTACCTTTAAAAGCTGCCGAAGCTGAACATTATCCAAAACTCCATTTCTCAGACGAGCGTAAATTTGGGAGCTTGCATCCTTCCTTCTCAAATGCCTTGAACatgttgtttttttgcacaATTTCTAATAACCGGGACTGAAAAGATATTTAAAGAGTTGCCTACGTATAGGCGCCAGAAATTACATTAGCTATTTGCTGCttatcagtggttttcaaactttttctaGAGCAACCTTTTTTTACAAGGTGATTTGTTGTATGTGGGTCATGTGACACATGGAGTATTTATTTTGCATGTACTTAAAAGATTTTTCAGCTCATTTAAGATGGCAAATATTCCTATATATTTTGCAGACATGACTGCAATGATACAGGCtagcaaacaaataaaaaattagcTAAATACCTTTTGAGCTTCCACGCTGGATATTTTATGAAACAATGATTTTAAGTTTGCAGCTGCCTCCGTGTGACCTGTACAGCACAGGCGCTCGCGCTCTTCTCCACTCTGACTTTACGCCACTGGCGGTTACGTCGCATGCGCAGAACAGCAGAACTAATCAAATGCTTCATAAACTCGTTATTCTTTTTCCCCTAAAGGAACTGAATTTTgcgttcttaaaaaaaaaatttaggggGGCTAAAATACACAAagtttattacaaattaatgtattttataaaattgtatGCCCCCCAATCACTGCTCTAAGTGCACAAAAGTTGAATGTTAAACAGCCGTGCATCACATTTAAACTTGCatcccttgtgagtacttggacctaTAAATACAACACCAATGTGGCAGCCACAAacatcacagcgccccctaatgtgtgctTCCCTTTCTTTGTTTCACAGTCTGACGTTCATGTTTGCAACGTTTCTTGTTACATCTTTAGTGATCTGATATTGCAACTCTTTACCATGTTTTGTCCaaagaaatttatttttattttattttacctttattttaaaactCTTTTACAAGAAAGACCTGGCCAAGGTAACAGCCAAACACTAAGACAATTTTAAAATACAACAGGTacacattacaacaatatataaacatatccTCTCATATCCTATCTTTTtgcaattattttaaaaagcaaacACTTGTAAGAGCATAGCTGGTAATTGCCAGAACAAAAACAAAGAAGAGTACAGAGATAAGCTGGAAGTTTACCTAAcattgctttataaataaaaatggtaAACCGAATCAAGACAGAAGATGGCGCAAGCATGTATAATAAGCACGGTTAAAAGGGAAGCTTCTACAAGTTTCTTTTTGGTCTTTGAAGTAAAGTTAGATTTATATAAAAGCCAAGCGATTAGAATAGCAATATTTAAAGCTTATCATCAATCCAAATGCCCAAGTACTTATAAAAAGGTACTCTTTCAATAACTTTAACcatcaaaagaaaaaataattaaatgatcAAGTACTTGTGCCTGAGCTTTTGAAAAAACCATAAACTTTGTTTTCTGTGAATTTTAACTAACCAGAGCATCTTCCAATGAATGAAATGCAAACTGAAGCTTTTTCACCACCTGTAGATGGAgcaaatgtataaataatagTATCATCAGTGTTTTTTCCAaataataaccttttcattgccgtAAAAGTGAAATGACAAACCCTAAACATGGTAAGAGCCAATAtataagaaaacatgtcaggcACACTTGAGGGGTTTTGCATCTTAACTTCTCATACATCActgtggtaccctttcaaaaagtacagcttttgACCTAAAGAGTTCcaattagtacctcaaagatataTATTAGTACCAACTAACTACCTATATGTACCTTAATGGTGCATATCAGGAGCATTCTAAAGGGTACAGTACTGcctcagtgacagcttgggtatattttgacatttttttctgacagtgttcaGTTgcctatttatttataataatttttaactctacaaatatatttttgtaagtaATTCATTACTGTATCATTATTATATAAGAAAagtgttaaaggggccatggcacaagacattaaataaatctttggtgtccgcagagcacatatgtgaagttttagctcaaaataccatatagttatttattatagtatgttaaaattaccactttgtaggtgtgtgcagaaatgtgccgttttgggtgtgtcctttaaaatgcaaatgagcggatgaagtgcaaacactgatcacaatgatggtggtttgttgaaattggaACTCAAATGTGCTGTGAattgtttttctctttctctttctctctgcactaaatggcagtgctgtggttggatagtgaagattaaggggtggtattattatattaagagctccttatgacatcataaggagggccacatttcaacgacctattgtTTCATGTGGTTgtaaagaatggtttaccaaaactaagttactggattgatctttttcacattttctaggttgataggagcactggggacccaatcatagcacctaaacatggcccctttaaaatagTTTTAGATAAAGTATAGCATAAAGTATAGACAATGTAGCCATCTAAGTATATAAACAGCTTTTATCTCATGTGTTTTAAGAGAATTTTAGTAACTGGGAGTTGACGAAGAACGGTGAAAACCCATGGTGTATTCAACTGATGCCAGATGATTCAGTGGTTTCATACTTCTGCACCTCACATAAGTAAGAGAATAGACAACAATAATAATGTGTGAATGTGAGTTTATCATCATACTCTGCTGTGTCTTTGTGTCTCAATGTTCATTTCTGTACAATTGTCCAGGCCGTGTCTAAAAAAACAAGTGATTGATCTGGTGCAAAGCGGTTATGATGCTGATTATTTAGATTCTGCACCTGAAGTGACTGTGAGGGACTGGTGAGTCTTTAGCATCTACTTCAGTATTGTCTTCCTTTATTTGTATAGCAGCTCATTTCTTTGCATGTCTGTGTGTAGGTACAGCACTCGAGGTGACTGTGGAGGCGTTTATAGGCTTACTGTGTCAC from Paramisgurnus dabryanus chromosome 14, PD_genome_1.1, whole genome shotgun sequence encodes:
- the LOC135740690 gene encoding F-box only protein 2-like; translated protein: MPGNLLKNPHGDENFSNWELTKNGENPWCIQLMPDDSVVSYFCTSHKPCLKKQVIDLVQSGYDADYLDSAPEVTVRDWYSTRGDCGGVYRLTVSLLNEKREVIATFKPADVTLPQSTPWTQVTHTFTVYGPGLRFISFEHGGQDSNSWKGWYGVRVTGSSVTISPKP